TTCTTAACAGGAAGCTAACACTTGCATATATGGCCAGAACTGCATATACTCCACTGTATGAACTCTGACCAACGGCAGGACAGGAACTTCACACGCGACGCGCGGGTCCTCAAGGCGCTCGCCAGCGAGCCGAGGCTTCGGATCGTCGAGCGGCTCTCGCGGGGGCCCGAGTGTGTCTGCGAGCTGACCGAGCTTCTGGGAAGCGACCAGTCGACGGTCTCGCGTCACCTGGGCGTGCTGCGCTCGGTCGGCATCGTGGCCGGCCGGCGTGAGGGACAGCACGTCTACTACCGCCTGCTGACGCCGTGCGTGCTCTCGTTTCTCGGCTGTGCGGCCCTCGTTGAACGGGAAGGAGCGTCCTCCCCCGATGATGAAGCATGACATCCGCACTCTGGTGCTCGTGGTCGCGCTCTTTCTCGTCTTCTACTTCGTGCCGTTCGAAGCCGGCCCGGTCAGGAACGCCATCTCCGAGGCGCTCGCTCTCGTCCAGTGGTACGCGAGAGAACACATGCTCTTCGGCCTCCTCCCCGCCTTCTTCCTCGCGGGGGCCATCAGCGCGTTCATCTCGAAGTCGGCCGTGATGCGGTACCTCGGAGCGCGGGCCCACCGCGGCGTCGCGTACGCCGTCGCGTCGGTCTCCGGCTCCGTTCTGGCCGTCTGCAGCTGCACGATTCTCCCCCTCTTCGCCAGCATCTACTCGCGAGGCGCAGGGCTGGGCCCCGCGACCACGTTCCTCTACTCAGGCCCGGCCATCAACGTGCTCGCCATCATCCTGACCGCGCGGGTCCTCGGACCGAGGATCGGTGTCGCGCGCGCCGTCGGCGCCGTCGGCTTCAGCATCGTCATCGGGCTCCTCATGCACCTCTTCTTCAGGAAGGGAGAGGCTGCC
The sequence above is drawn from the Candidatus Effluviviaceae Genus V sp. genome and encodes:
- a CDS encoding metalloregulator ArsR/SmtB family transcription factor, yielding MNSDQRQDRNFTRDARVLKALASEPRLRIVERLSRGPECVCELTELLGSDQSTVSRHLGVLRSVGIVAGRREGQHVYYRLLTPCVLSFLGCAALVEREGASSPDDEA